In Drosophila simulans strain w501 chromosome X, Prin_Dsim_3.1, whole genome shotgun sequence, one DNA window encodes the following:
- the LOC6725244 gene encoding cell wall protein AWA1 isoform X3, which yields MMTMTAASASISTSASLTNSASTDCSSSMQGSTTSSASSDVMTLTTTAASSWCAIPASSRLRVLRLVRPHQRRLLVGGPERGSTYGFTVRGGREHGTGFFVSHVEHGGEAQLKGLRIGDQILRINGFRLDDAVHKEFIQLVAGQDRVTLKVRGVGMLPVRDLPEERLSWSVVKLPSVSGTPSESSFKGERRGASRDISVVLHVAPRTKLGLGICKGPEWKPGIFVQFTKDRSVAREAGLRPGDQILSVNSIDFSDVLFSEAVAVMKSSSKLDMVVRTAAGCDLFPGESSGYNSSASSVTGDQSPCWADAKSKRLTAVREESGAGGGGCGLSSGPGAGSPNWSQGVEVHKQMNKTIIKLTENGTSINNTYIASSGGSSVSGSGSTASGTSGRSQQSQSNPSNPSRNSTTMKRSHLRPVNSAGSGTGLTSGSAGSSESGSRSGGVIAAPAPPPPAMNEGANASGSVGSSLSSAITEELKKRKEQQQQQQHQQRHNRDRDRDGNGNVDRQLTGHNGNGGHRSSGGQVSHRQRANVASVAATLQGSERISNSTGGGGAGGAGASSGAGGAGGDQHTALMDEFKRAHQRMFRNGFHESEHKLSSLGKSSLADRSLYGREMSLLRVKNGGSGGGEGSGVMPTMRPVSMGRPLVTMSTYEERGETLKRTSIMPDESCYRNSINSTNSNGFSRNRSNSNTNNTGNFSNNNRLQPQNGVNPANGNGSPELPPPPPQFANPQPKQMPPQHIKLMTGNAAANGSGSANGLGNGSLAKVKQPMSPMRSASISVGGFRPPATPQPDYDAVQIRSPQGSESVSGRDVATSQQQRRTLRLGTVTIGEYGDQRTTGKRETLRKTNGEPASNGILKNGSNRSSASFNHGSNQQTEKSIKFGN from the exons atgatgacgatgacagCAGCCTCGGCTTCAatatccacatccgcatcgcTGACCAACTCGGCGTCGACggactgcagcagcagcatgcaGGGATCGACGACCAGTTCGGCGTCCAGCGATGTGATGACCTTGACGACCACGGCGGCCTCCTCGTGGTGCGCCATTCCGGCGAGCTCCCGCCTCCGCGTTCTGCGACTGGTGAGGCCGCATCAGAGGCGACTCCTGGTCGGCGGACCAGAAAGGGGCAGCACCTACGGATTCACGGTGCGCGGAGGACGGGAACACGGCACCGGATTCTTTGTCTCCCATGTGGAGCACGGCGGCGAGGCACAGCTGAAGGGTCTGCGG ATTGGCGACCAGATCTTGCGGATCAATGGCTTTCGTCTGGACGACGCCGTGCACAAGGAGTTCATCCAACTGGTGGCTGGCCAGGATCGGGTGACCCTGAAAGTGCGTGGTGTGGGAATGCTGCCTGTGAGGGA CTTACCAGAGGAACGCTTATCCTGGAGCGTGGTGAAGTTGCCCAGCGTAAGCGGCACTCCCTCGGAGAGTTCCTTCAAGGGCGAAAGGCGCGGCGCCAGCCGGGACATCAGTGTGGTCCTCCATGTGGCGCCCAGGACGAAGCTGGGACTGGGGATTTGCAAGGGACCCGAGTGGAAGCCCGGCATCTTCGTGCAGTTCACAAAGGATCGGAGTGTGGCTCGGGAGGCGGGATTACGGCCGGGTGACCAGATCCTTAGCGTCAACAGCATCGACTTCTCGGACGTCCTCTTTAGCGAGGCCGTGGCCGTGAtgaagagcagcagcaagctGGACATGGTGGTGCGAACGGCGGCCGGATGTGACCTCTTCCCGGGTGAATCCAGTGGCTACAATAGCTCTGCCAGTTCGGTGACGGGAGATCAGAGCCCTTGTTGGGCGGACGCCAAGTCCAAGCGATTGACGGCGGTCAGGGAGGAGTCCGGAGCAGGTGGAGGAGGCTGTGGCCTAAGCTCAGGCCCCGGGGCTGGTAGTCCAAATTGGTCACAGGGCGTCGAGGTGCACAAGCAGATGAACAAGACCATCATAAAGTTGACGGAGAATGGGACTTCTATAAACAACACATATATAGCCAGTTCCGGTGGCAGTTCCGTTTCGGGCTCCGGATCCACTGCCAGCGGAACTTCCGGCCGCAGTCAGCAGTCACAATCGAATCCATCGAATCCCTCCCGCAATTCAACCACCATGAAGCGCAGCCATCTGAGGCCGGTTAATTCCGCTGGTTCCGGTACAGGATTAACAAGCGGATCTGCTGGATCTTCGGAATCAGGATCAAGATCAGGAGGGGTCATCGCTGCACCtgctccaccgccgccggccATGAATGAAGGAGCCAATGCCAGTGGCTCAGTGGGCAGCAGTCTCTCCAGTGCCATAACCGAGGAGCTCAAGAAGCGCAAAGAG cagcagcagcagcagcagcatcagcagcgcCACAATCGAGATAGAGATCgggatggaaatggaaacgtgGATCGTCAGCTGACGGGCcacaatggaaatggaggGCACCGCAGCTCCGGCGGCCAAGTGTCGCATCGCCAGCGGGCGAATGTTGCTAGCGTGGCTGCAACATTGCAGGGCAGCGAACGCATTAGCAATTCGAcgggcggcggaggagcaggtgggGCAGGTGCTTCAAGTGGAGCTGgcggagctggaggagatcagCACACGGCGCTGATGGACGAATTCAAGCGGGCGCACCAGCGAATGTTCAGGAACGGGTTCCATGAGAGCGAGCACAAG TTGTCCAGTCTTGGCAAGAGCTCGCTGGCGGATAGATCGCTTTACGGCCGGGAAATGAGTTTGCTGCGCGTGAAAAACGGTGGATCGGGTGGCGGGGAGGGGTCAGGTGTCATGCCCACCATGCGACCAGTTAGCATGGGCCGTCCCCTGGTGACCATGTCCACCTACGAG gaGCGCGGCGAAACGCTGAAACGCACCTCGATTATGCCCGATGAGAGCTGTTATCGGAATAGTATCAACAGTACCAACAGCAATGGCTtcagcaggaacaggagcaacagcaatacAAACAACACGGGCAACTTCAGTAACAACAATCGCCTGCAGCCCCAGAACGGAGTCAATCCGGCGAATGGCAATGGGTCGCCGGAACTGCCGCCACCG CCACCACAGTTCGCCAATCCGCAGCCAAAGCAGATGCCGCCCCAACACATCAAGCTCATGACCGGAAACGCAGCGGCgaacggaagcggaagtgcAAATGGGCTGGGCAACGGCAGCTTGGCCAAGGTCAAGCAACCCATGTCGCCCATGCGCAGTGCCAGCATAAGTGTGGGCGGATTCCGACCACCAGCCACGCCCCAGCCCGACTACGATGCCGTCCAGATAAGATCCCCGCAAGGAAGCGAATCGGTATCTGGCCGAGATGTGGCCACGagtcagcagcagcggcgtaCCCTGCGGCTGGGCACAGTGACCATTGGGGAGTATGGGGATCAGAGGACGACGGGGAAGCGGGAAACACTACGCAAAACGAATGGAGAGCCCGCTTCCAATGGGATCCTGAAGAACGGCAGCAATCGGAGCAGCGCCAGCTTTAATCACGGCTCCAACCAACAGACGGAAAAGTCCATCAAGTTCGGCAACTGA
- the LOC6725244 gene encoding cell wall protein AWA1 isoform X2: MMTMTAASASISTSASLTNSASTDCSSSMQGSTTSSASSDVMTLTTTAASSWCAIPASSRLRVLRLVRPHQRRLLVGGPERGSTYGFTVRGGREHGTGFFVSHVEHGGEAQLKGLRIGDQILRINGFRLDDAVHKEFIQLVAGQDRVTLKVRGVGMLPVRDLPEERLSWSVVKLPSVSGTPSESSFKGERRGASRDISVVLHVAPRTKLGLGICKGPEWKPGIFVQFTKDRSVAREAGLRPGDQILSVNSIDFSDVLFSEAVAVMKSSSKLDMVVRTAAGCDLFPGESSGYNSSASSVTGDQSPCWADAKSKRLTAVREESGAGGGGCGLSSGPGAGSPNWSQGVEVHKQMNKTIIKLTENGTSINNTYIASSGGSSVSGSGSTASGTSGRSQQSQSNPSNPSRNSTTMKRSHLRPVNSAGSGTGLTSGSAGSSESGSRSGGVIAAPAPPPPAMNEGANASGSVGSSLSSAITEELKKRKEQQQQQQHQQRHNRDRDRDGNGNVDRQLTGHNGNGGHRSSGGQVSHRQRANVASVAATLQGSERISNSTGGGGAGGAGASSGAGGAGGDQHTALMDEFKRAHQRMFRNGFHESEHKERGETLKRTSIMPDESCYRNSINSTNSNGFSRNRSNSNTNNTGNFSNNNRLQPQNGVNPANGNGSPELPPPPPQFANPQPKQMPPQHIKLMTGNAAANGSGSANGLGNGSLAKVKQPMSPMRSASISVGGFRPPATPQPDYDAVQIRSPQGSESVSGRDVATSQQQRRTLRLGTVTIGEYGDQRTTGKRETLRKTNGEPASNGILKNGSNRSSASFNHGSNQQTEKSIKFGN; this comes from the exons atgatgacgatgacagCAGCCTCGGCTTCAatatccacatccgcatcgcTGACCAACTCGGCGTCGACggactgcagcagcagcatgcaGGGATCGACGACCAGTTCGGCGTCCAGCGATGTGATGACCTTGACGACCACGGCGGCCTCCTCGTGGTGCGCCATTCCGGCGAGCTCCCGCCTCCGCGTTCTGCGACTGGTGAGGCCGCATCAGAGGCGACTCCTGGTCGGCGGACCAGAAAGGGGCAGCACCTACGGATTCACGGTGCGCGGAGGACGGGAACACGGCACCGGATTCTTTGTCTCCCATGTGGAGCACGGCGGCGAGGCACAGCTGAAGGGTCTGCGG ATTGGCGACCAGATCTTGCGGATCAATGGCTTTCGTCTGGACGACGCCGTGCACAAGGAGTTCATCCAACTGGTGGCTGGCCAGGATCGGGTGACCCTGAAAGTGCGTGGTGTGGGAATGCTGCCTGTGAGGGA CTTACCAGAGGAACGCTTATCCTGGAGCGTGGTGAAGTTGCCCAGCGTAAGCGGCACTCCCTCGGAGAGTTCCTTCAAGGGCGAAAGGCGCGGCGCCAGCCGGGACATCAGTGTGGTCCTCCATGTGGCGCCCAGGACGAAGCTGGGACTGGGGATTTGCAAGGGACCCGAGTGGAAGCCCGGCATCTTCGTGCAGTTCACAAAGGATCGGAGTGTGGCTCGGGAGGCGGGATTACGGCCGGGTGACCAGATCCTTAGCGTCAACAGCATCGACTTCTCGGACGTCCTCTTTAGCGAGGCCGTGGCCGTGAtgaagagcagcagcaagctGGACATGGTGGTGCGAACGGCGGCCGGATGTGACCTCTTCCCGGGTGAATCCAGTGGCTACAATAGCTCTGCCAGTTCGGTGACGGGAGATCAGAGCCCTTGTTGGGCGGACGCCAAGTCCAAGCGATTGACGGCGGTCAGGGAGGAGTCCGGAGCAGGTGGAGGAGGCTGTGGCCTAAGCTCAGGCCCCGGGGCTGGTAGTCCAAATTGGTCACAGGGCGTCGAGGTGCACAAGCAGATGAACAAGACCATCATAAAGTTGACGGAGAATGGGACTTCTATAAACAACACATATATAGCCAGTTCCGGTGGCAGTTCCGTTTCGGGCTCCGGATCCACTGCCAGCGGAACTTCCGGCCGCAGTCAGCAGTCACAATCGAATCCATCGAATCCCTCCCGCAATTCAACCACCATGAAGCGCAGCCATCTGAGGCCGGTTAATTCCGCTGGTTCCGGTACAGGATTAACAAGCGGATCTGCTGGATCTTCGGAATCAGGATCAAGATCAGGAGGGGTCATCGCTGCACCtgctccaccgccgccggccATGAATGAAGGAGCCAATGCCAGTGGCTCAGTGGGCAGCAGTCTCTCCAGTGCCATAACCGAGGAGCTCAAGAAGCGCAAAGAG cagcagcagcagcagcagcatcagcagcgcCACAATCGAGATAGAGATCgggatggaaatggaaacgtgGATCGTCAGCTGACGGGCcacaatggaaatggaggGCACCGCAGCTCCGGCGGCCAAGTGTCGCATCGCCAGCGGGCGAATGTTGCTAGCGTGGCTGCAACATTGCAGGGCAGCGAACGCATTAGCAATTCGAcgggcggcggaggagcaggtgggGCAGGTGCTTCAAGTGGAGCTGgcggagctggaggagatcagCACACGGCGCTGATGGACGAATTCAAGCGGGCGCACCAGCGAATGTTCAGGAACGGGTTCCATGAGAGCGAGCACAAG gaGCGCGGCGAAACGCTGAAACGCACCTCGATTATGCCCGATGAGAGCTGTTATCGGAATAGTATCAACAGTACCAACAGCAATGGCTtcagcaggaacaggagcaacagcaatacAAACAACACGGGCAACTTCAGTAACAACAATCGCCTGCAGCCCCAGAACGGAGTCAATCCGGCGAATGGCAATGGGTCGCCGGAACTGCCGCCACCG CCACCACAGTTCGCCAATCCGCAGCCAAAGCAGATGCCGCCCCAACACATCAAGCTCATGACCGGAAACGCAGCGGCgaacggaagcggaagtgcAAATGGGCTGGGCAACGGCAGCTTGGCCAAGGTCAAGCAACCCATGTCGCCCATGCGCAGTGCCAGCATAAGTGTGGGCGGATTCCGACCACCAGCCACGCCCCAGCCCGACTACGATGCCGTCCAGATAAGATCCCCGCAAGGAAGCGAATCGGTATCTGGCCGAGATGTGGCCACGagtcagcagcagcggcgtaCCCTGCGGCTGGGCACAGTGACCATTGGGGAGTATGGGGATCAGAGGACGACGGGGAAGCGGGAAACACTACGCAAAACGAATGGAGAGCCCGCTTCCAATGGGATCCTGAAGAACGGCAGCAATCGGAGCAGCGCCAGCTTTAATCACGGCTCCAACCAACAGACGGAAAAGTCCATCAAGTTCGGCAACTGA
- the LOC6725244 gene encoding hyphally regulated cell wall protein 3 isoform X1 gives MMTMTAASASISTSASLTNSASTDCSSSMQGSTTSSASSDVMTLTTTAASSWCAIPASSRLRVLRLVRPHQRRLLVGGPERGSTYGFTVRGGREHGTGFFVSHVEHGGEAQLKGLRIGDQILRINGFRLDDAVHKEFIQLVAGQDRVTLKVRGVGMLPVRDLPEERLSWSVVKLPSVSGTPSESSFKGERRGASRDISVVLHVAPRTKLGLGICKGPEWKPGIFVQFTKDRSVAREAGLRPGDQILSVNSIDFSDVLFSEAVAVMKSSSKLDMVVRTAAGCDLFPGESSGYNSSASSVTGDQSPCWADAKSKRLTAVREESGAGGGGCGLSSGPGAGSPNWSQGVEVHKQMNKTIIKLTENGTSINNTYIASSGGSSVSGSGSTASGTSGRSQQSQSNPSNPSRNSTTMKRSHLRPVNSAGSGTGLTSGSAGSSESGSRSGGVIAAPAPPPPAMNEGANASGSVGSSLSSAITEELKKRKEKQQQQQQHQQRHNRDRDRDGNGNVDRQLTGHNGNGGHRSSGGQVSHRQRANVASVAATLQGSERISNSTGGGGAGGAGASSGAGGAGGDQHTALMDEFKRAHQRMFRNGFHESEHKERGETLKRTSIMPDESCYRNSINSTNSNGFSRNRSNSNTNNTGNFSNNNRLQPQNGVNPANGNGSPELPPPPPQFANPQPKQMPPQHIKLMTGNAAANGSGSANGLGNGSLAKVKQPMSPMRSASISVGGFRPPATPQPDYDAVQIRSPQGSESVSGRDVATSQQQRRTLRLGTVTIGEYGDQRTTGKRETLRKTNGEPASNGILKNGSNRSSASFNHGSNQQTEKSIKFGN, from the exons atgatgacgatgacagCAGCCTCGGCTTCAatatccacatccgcatcgcTGACCAACTCGGCGTCGACggactgcagcagcagcatgcaGGGATCGACGACCAGTTCGGCGTCCAGCGATGTGATGACCTTGACGACCACGGCGGCCTCCTCGTGGTGCGCCATTCCGGCGAGCTCCCGCCTCCGCGTTCTGCGACTGGTGAGGCCGCATCAGAGGCGACTCCTGGTCGGCGGACCAGAAAGGGGCAGCACCTACGGATTCACGGTGCGCGGAGGACGGGAACACGGCACCGGATTCTTTGTCTCCCATGTGGAGCACGGCGGCGAGGCACAGCTGAAGGGTCTGCGG ATTGGCGACCAGATCTTGCGGATCAATGGCTTTCGTCTGGACGACGCCGTGCACAAGGAGTTCATCCAACTGGTGGCTGGCCAGGATCGGGTGACCCTGAAAGTGCGTGGTGTGGGAATGCTGCCTGTGAGGGA CTTACCAGAGGAACGCTTATCCTGGAGCGTGGTGAAGTTGCCCAGCGTAAGCGGCACTCCCTCGGAGAGTTCCTTCAAGGGCGAAAGGCGCGGCGCCAGCCGGGACATCAGTGTGGTCCTCCATGTGGCGCCCAGGACGAAGCTGGGACTGGGGATTTGCAAGGGACCCGAGTGGAAGCCCGGCATCTTCGTGCAGTTCACAAAGGATCGGAGTGTGGCTCGGGAGGCGGGATTACGGCCGGGTGACCAGATCCTTAGCGTCAACAGCATCGACTTCTCGGACGTCCTCTTTAGCGAGGCCGTGGCCGTGAtgaagagcagcagcaagctGGACATGGTGGTGCGAACGGCGGCCGGATGTGACCTCTTCCCGGGTGAATCCAGTGGCTACAATAGCTCTGCCAGTTCGGTGACGGGAGATCAGAGCCCTTGTTGGGCGGACGCCAAGTCCAAGCGATTGACGGCGGTCAGGGAGGAGTCCGGAGCAGGTGGAGGAGGCTGTGGCCTAAGCTCAGGCCCCGGGGCTGGTAGTCCAAATTGGTCACAGGGCGTCGAGGTGCACAAGCAGATGAACAAGACCATCATAAAGTTGACGGAGAATGGGACTTCTATAAACAACACATATATAGCCAGTTCCGGTGGCAGTTCCGTTTCGGGCTCCGGATCCACTGCCAGCGGAACTTCCGGCCGCAGTCAGCAGTCACAATCGAATCCATCGAATCCCTCCCGCAATTCAACCACCATGAAGCGCAGCCATCTGAGGCCGGTTAATTCCGCTGGTTCCGGTACAGGATTAACAAGCGGATCTGCTGGATCTTCGGAATCAGGATCAAGATCAGGAGGGGTCATCGCTGCACCtgctccaccgccgccggccATGAATGAAGGAGCCAATGCCAGTGGCTCAGTGGGCAGCAGTCTCTCCAGTGCCATAACCGAGGAGCTCAAGAAGCGCAAAGAG aagcagcagcagcagcagcagcatcagcagcgcCACAATCGAGATAGAGATCgggatggaaatggaaacgtgGATCGTCAGCTGACGGGCcacaatggaaatggaggGCACCGCAGCTCCGGCGGCCAAGTGTCGCATCGCCAGCGGGCGAATGTTGCTAGCGTGGCTGCAACATTGCAGGGCAGCGAACGCATTAGCAATTCGAcgggcggcggaggagcaggtgggGCAGGTGCTTCAAGTGGAGCTGgcggagctggaggagatcagCACACGGCGCTGATGGACGAATTCAAGCGGGCGCACCAGCGAATGTTCAGGAACGGGTTCCATGAGAGCGAGCACAAG gaGCGCGGCGAAACGCTGAAACGCACCTCGATTATGCCCGATGAGAGCTGTTATCGGAATAGTATCAACAGTACCAACAGCAATGGCTtcagcaggaacaggagcaacagcaatacAAACAACACGGGCAACTTCAGTAACAACAATCGCCTGCAGCCCCAGAACGGAGTCAATCCGGCGAATGGCAATGGGTCGCCGGAACTGCCGCCACCG CCACCACAGTTCGCCAATCCGCAGCCAAAGCAGATGCCGCCCCAACACATCAAGCTCATGACCGGAAACGCAGCGGCgaacggaagcggaagtgcAAATGGGCTGGGCAACGGCAGCTTGGCCAAGGTCAAGCAACCCATGTCGCCCATGCGCAGTGCCAGCATAAGTGTGGGCGGATTCCGACCACCAGCCACGCCCCAGCCCGACTACGATGCCGTCCAGATAAGATCCCCGCAAGGAAGCGAATCGGTATCTGGCCGAGATGTGGCCACGagtcagcagcagcggcgtaCCCTGCGGCTGGGCACAGTGACCATTGGGGAGTATGGGGATCAGAGGACGACGGGGAAGCGGGAAACACTACGCAAAACGAATGGAGAGCCCGCTTCCAATGGGATCCTGAAGAACGGCAGCAATCGGAGCAGCGCCAGCTTTAATCACGGCTCCAACCAACAGACGGAAAAGTCCATCAAGTTCGGCAACTGA
- the LOC6725246 gene encoding uncharacterized protein LOC6725246, translating into MTNLKCVFLAGLLHVIKFLAFDSRSSNAPAPMLPSLIVGLAAMDLIWGNNFVPRLLQNSPAVIKRIYEVIVSYQLLGFVKMIWESVDNMCVVLLKIFIIGTGHVSESNYKNYESYWVGIVTVPLSLLILAFAGQTTGHFPVLRREEVMVQLNCKEALRYINRHPTKKLRRIVPILREHRDRERRQHRQ; encoded by the coding sequence ATGACCAACTTGAAATGCGTTTTCTTGGCTGGATTACTCCACGTGATCAAGTTCCTGGCGTTTGATTCCAGAAGTTCCAATGCTCCGGCACCGATGCTACCCTCGCTAATCGTGGGTCTGGCTGCGATGGATCTTATATGGGGCAATAACTTTGTTCCACGGCTACTTCAAAATAGTCCGGCAGTGATCAAGCGGATATACGAAGTGATAGTGTCGTACCAGCTTTTGGGGTTTGTCAAGATGATTTGGGAGTCAGTGGATAATATGTGTGTCGTCCTATTGAAGATCTTCATAATCGGCACTGGCCACGTATCGGAGTCCAACTATAAAAACTACGAGAGCTACTGGGTGGGCATTGTTACTGTGCCGTTGTCCCTCCTGATCCTTGCATTTGCCGGCCAAACCACTGGCCATTTCCCCGTGTTGCGCCGTGAAGAGGTGATGGTTCAGCTGAACTGCAAGGAGGCCTTGAGGTACATTAATCGCCATCCGACGAAGAAGCTGCGCCGCATCGTGCCGATTCTGAGGGAGCACAGGGATCGGGAACGCCGACAGCATAGGCAATAA
- the LOC6725247 gene encoding uncharacterized protein LOC6725247: MLQPVKMHILLLLLAMMHCICAVPIAPATPDGATPIDARVSAADFGAQDAFDAADSSAESTHAQASEAGFKISLLPTPAKTAESVNLEQEAIPSKVLSVYDNSQKKLADLAQPVPILDSISEHEKYGNNGDMFDGISRSIVNGYEAFSNLLNTFIQKPKELARSVTKGITAQLDIIGGKLVGL, encoded by the exons ATGCTGCAACCTGTGAAGATGCAtattctgctgctgctcttggccATGATGCACTGCATCTGTGCGGTGCCCATAGCTCCTGCCACGCCCGATGGCGCAACGCCAATCGACGCCCGCGTCTCGGCCGCCGACTTCGGAGCCCAGGATGCCTTCGATGCCGCCGATAGCTCCGCGGAATCCACCCACGCACAGGCGAGCGAGGCCGGGTTCAAG ATCTCTCTCCTGCCGACTCCGGCTAAAACGGCGGAATCGGTGAATCTGGAGCAGGAGGCCATTCCCTCGAAGGTGCTGAGCGTGTACGACAACAGCCAAAAGAAGCTGGCCGATTTGGCGCAG CCCGTTCCCATTTTGGACTCCATCAGTGAGCACGAGAAGTACGGCAACAACGGCGACATGTTCGACGGCATCTCGCGATCCATTGTCAACGGCTACGAGGCCTTTTCCAACCTGCTCAACACCTTTATTCAG AAGCCCAAAGAGTTGGCGCGCAGCGTGACGAAGGGGATCACCGCTCAATTGGATATCATAGGAGGCAAATTGGTGGGCCTGTGA
- the LOC6725248 gene encoding tetraspanin-9 isoform X1, protein MTAQDIKNPAMGNAGYTCIRRTFCWLNIILWLCSCAFLGAGLWLRLSYAGYATLLPQHAGLSADTIFMGIGGTGFVVSFFGCCGAWVQSRCLLVLYFMLIVMLFMSEFLVGSIAFLFRGGLGRTLANELRFGIERHYNSSDRGSLVAPSVASIWDSVQQSFECCGVSSYEDWYDIQSWPGRRWVPESCCRTLYDQRQVLTEGSGDGMMRPDCGRSENPSLWWDKGCAHSLQSWFTGQLNVVGAVGLGIAFVQLFGLITSMLLFCTVKHKRASDTYKSYSPSIDPQTRTSSWED, encoded by the exons ATGACAGCTCAAGATATTAAga ATCCCGCGATGGGCAATGCCGGCTACACTTGCATACGCCGCACATTCTGCTGGCTCAACATCATTCTATGG CTGTGTAGCTGTGCGTTTTTAGGAGCGGGACTCTGGTTGCGACTGAGCTACGCGGGATACGCCACTTTGCTGCCCCAGCACGCCGGTCTGAGTGCGGACACCATCTTCATGGGCATCGGGGGCACCGGGTTTGTGGTCAGCTTCTTTGGCTGCTGCGGCGCCTGGGTGCAGTCCCGCTGTCTCCTGGTATTG TACTTCATGCTGATTGTAATGCTGTTCATGAGCGAGTTCCTGGTTGGCTCCATCGCCTTTCTCTTCCGCGGCGGACTGGGACGGACTTTGGCCAACGAGCTGCGCTTCGGGATCGAGCGGCACTACAACAGCAGCGATCGGGGATCTCTGGTGGCGCCTTCGGTGGCCTCCATTTGGGACAGCGTGCAGCAGTCG TTCGAGTGCTGCGGCGTCTCCTCCTACGAGGATTGGTATGATATACAGTCATGGCCAGGCAGGCGCTGGGTGCCCGAGTCCTGCTGCAGGACCCTCTACGACCAGCGCCAGGTGCTCACCGAAGGATCCGGCGACGGAATGATGCGTCCCGACTGCGGCAG ATCTGAGAACCCGTCGCTGTGGTGGGACAAGGGCTGTGCCCACTCGCTACAGAGCTGGTTCACCGGACAGTTGAACGTGGTGGGCGCCGTGGGACTGGGCATCGCCTTCGTCCAGCTGTTCGGGCTGATCACCTCGATGCTGCTCTTCTGCACGGTGAAGCACAAGCGGGCCTCGGACACCTACAAGTCGTACTCGCCGTCGATCGATCCTCAGACCCGCACCAGCAGTTGGGAGGATTGA
- the LOC6725248 gene encoding tetraspanin-9 isoform X2 produces the protein MGNAGYTCIRRTFCWLNIILWLCSCAFLGAGLWLRLSYAGYATLLPQHAGLSADTIFMGIGGTGFVVSFFGCCGAWVQSRCLLVLYFMLIVMLFMSEFLVGSIAFLFRGGLGRTLANELRFGIERHYNSSDRGSLVAPSVASIWDSVQQSFECCGVSSYEDWYDIQSWPGRRWVPESCCRTLYDQRQVLTEGSGDGMMRPDCGRSENPSLWWDKGCAHSLQSWFTGQLNVVGAVGLGIAFVQLFGLITSMLLFCTVKHKRASDTYKSYSPSIDPQTRTSSWED, from the exons ATGGGCAATGCCGGCTACACTTGCATACGCCGCACATTCTGCTGGCTCAACATCATTCTATGG CTGTGTAGCTGTGCGTTTTTAGGAGCGGGACTCTGGTTGCGACTGAGCTACGCGGGATACGCCACTTTGCTGCCCCAGCACGCCGGTCTGAGTGCGGACACCATCTTCATGGGCATCGGGGGCACCGGGTTTGTGGTCAGCTTCTTTGGCTGCTGCGGCGCCTGGGTGCAGTCCCGCTGTCTCCTGGTATTG TACTTCATGCTGATTGTAATGCTGTTCATGAGCGAGTTCCTGGTTGGCTCCATCGCCTTTCTCTTCCGCGGCGGACTGGGACGGACTTTGGCCAACGAGCTGCGCTTCGGGATCGAGCGGCACTACAACAGCAGCGATCGGGGATCTCTGGTGGCGCCTTCGGTGGCCTCCATTTGGGACAGCGTGCAGCAGTCG TTCGAGTGCTGCGGCGTCTCCTCCTACGAGGATTGGTATGATATACAGTCATGGCCAGGCAGGCGCTGGGTGCCCGAGTCCTGCTGCAGGACCCTCTACGACCAGCGCCAGGTGCTCACCGAAGGATCCGGCGACGGAATGATGCGTCCCGACTGCGGCAG ATCTGAGAACCCGTCGCTGTGGTGGGACAAGGGCTGTGCCCACTCGCTACAGAGCTGGTTCACCGGACAGTTGAACGTGGTGGGCGCCGTGGGACTGGGCATCGCCTTCGTCCAGCTGTTCGGGCTGATCACCTCGATGCTGCTCTTCTGCACGGTGAAGCACAAGCGGGCCTCGGACACCTACAAGTCGTACTCGCCGTCGATCGATCCTCAGACCCGCACCAGCAGTTGGGAGGATTGA